The following is a genomic window from Vitis vinifera cultivar Pinot Noir 40024 chromosome 6, ASM3070453v1.
aggaaagaaatcCCAAGTATCCTCGCATCAGTGCTCCTTCAAGGAACAAGCTTGACCAGTATCAGATTCTCAAATATCCTCTCACCACTGAGTCTGCAATGAAGAAAATTGAAGACAACAACACTTTGGTTTTCATTGTTGACATTCGTGCCAACAAGAAGAAGATAAAGGATGCTGTTAAAAAGATGTATGATATTCAGACCAAGAAAGTGAATACCCTGATCAggtatcaatatttttattccaattatattttttattatcccTGAGTATACAGCAGTTATTGGATAGTCGATAAAGATATCAGACTTTTCAAAGTTAGATTCCATGTAATTTGGCATGAAGTATCCTCTTTTTGCCAAAAGTATGCATTGGAATCTTTATAGTTTTCTTACTCAATATTCAAAGAATCCCTGTTTCTACAACAGCTTCACTTCATTTCCtgaaaaatgttatttgataGTTAATGGCATCAGTATTTAGGAATTTGGAAGACTGCTCCAGAAGTTAAATATGGGTAAAATTTTGCTTATATCCGTGAATGGATAAGCTTAGCAGTTAATGTTGTACTCAAACTAACTATTGCTGACATCGGTTTCCCAAAAAAAGGGAGGACTATCCTGCTGAAATGATGGCATTGAAGCAGAAGTgggaggtttttttttccctgtttgGCAAATGGAGGAGGGGCCATGGGAATgattaagggaaagaaaaaaatgcaaaggaaaatggttttctcatgtttggtttcactataattttttttttaaattaaatataattaaaattagttagaaatttatacattttaagattatttaatctttatatattggaggaaattaagtgaaatgagtttgaagaaatatataaaaataatttattaattttaaatatattttttattttacttcattttttctttccttctactttttctctttattttcttttcctcacatttttcctcaaattttctgggaaccaaacatagcctaagttGTTAACCCAAATTATAGGGAATGATTAAGTTGTTAACCCAATCATGTAGCTGCCTCTATGGCAAAAGGTAACAGCTTCATATGGTCTCCACTATGGATAGCTAGTTGCCAATGTACTGATTCAAATGCTGAAAAAATTGCTTAGTAGAAGtttatcaaaaaaacaaaacaaaagttCCAGGATTTAGGATAGCCAACAAAAATCTTAGTCAATGAGACAAGGGAATGGTGCTATCATGACCTCCCTGACTTAATCTCTATATTAAGTCCTGATGACTCAATTTCTGTTAGTTTCTGATGGCTTAAACCTTTCAAGTGAAAATTAGTGGGGCACACCGTATAGCTAACCTTCACTTGTTGCTGAATTCATACTGGTTGAGTAGATTCCAAAAACATTGAAATGTTTCCACAGTTTACTCTGCAACCCCATAGAAAAGGCCAAATCTATAGCATCAGCCTGTTTCAACTGGTTTAGCCATTTGTTTGGTGAAAATATGAAGGCTGACTTCTTAGGAGTTGCTTTCAATCACATCTGTAAGTTGAGGGGATCCGAATATCTATGCCCATTGTAAGATATAATTATCATATATGCAGAATTGGTCTCAAGTTGAAGATATAATTCTTGTATCTGGATAATTGGTCTGAATTATCTAAAttatgtatcctttaaatggtcGATTAGATTGGATAAACTTAATTATGAATATCCTGAGCAAGAATGTTCTTTTGCTGGGAAATATTTTCGACAACTCTTCTGACATTAATTTTTGTGATCCAGGCCTGATGGTACCAAGAAGGCGTATGTTAGGTTGACCCCAGACTATGATGCCTTGGATGTGGCCAACAAAATTGGGATCATCTAAGGTAGGATCTGTCTACATTTCTGGTGTCTTCTTGATCAATGCTCCAGAGTAGGACAGTCCCACTAGGATTTGAATCAGCAGGGAGGGTTGTGAAGGGTTGTAATGTTGTAGTACTGCTGGTAATATTTTGGTGTTCTGCAGGTTCTCTGCCAGTGAAACAGAGTAGGATCTTTGCATTTTTCTTGAAATATGGAATTCACTTAATATATCTTACTTTTTACTGATGCTTCCAAGGAAGGTTGGGGTTTGATATTAAATCAAACCAATTAGGCAGGGGCATTATTCGAAATAGTCTCCCTAATGAGCACGCCCACATACCTCATGCCTCTTTCTATTAGCAGACAAAGAAACACTCCTCCATGAGCGTATTCTTTGACATGGAGTGGGCTCTTATAAATTCAACGAAAGAGATTGCGTTAAAATTGAGCGATATGATGGAGAATATGAAGCTCCATGGAATCTGTCCAAGGTGGGTAGCAGGTTCTCTGATCCCAAATGTTTTTGTGGAGGGGCTGTTTAATCATTTTCTGGACACTGCTAATTTTGATGATGAATTAACAGGACCCCCACCATTACAGCTTTCGCATCTTCTTCTTTTCTGATTTCCCCTCAACACCAGTTCGATTCCAGACATCTAGAAGTTTGCGTCGTGTAacacaagtatatatataattattttcgagaataaaattttatttctgaaTTATTTTTCACTTATGCCTATGTTCGATTCtctgaaaatcattttctttaactttatttttatttctttgatgtttctcgggaatcaaacataatttaaagGTATCGTAAAATTGTTTGAaagctttttgaaaaaattgtggTATCAATCGTGTGTTTGAAAATCGTGGCATCGATTGAGTGTTTGCTTATTTTCCTTGAAGGAGATATACATGAGCAATAAAAAagattgtaaaatattttttcatatttttaatcatttcttaaaataaattataaaaaataattaaaaataacttgaaattgttttaaacaACTTAAAAGTCAACAGGGTATGAtccaaatttagaaaaaatgagaaatggaaCATGAGTTGTATCGAGGTCGGTTTGCCTAAAATTTGAAGGGGACAAGACAAGGTTGAAGATGGTTGGTTGATCAGTATttcttcactattttattttttaaaattgatttataagaTTAAAGTCAACAGTGGGTTGCCTAGTGTTGGGTCCCACCACCCAACATTCCATTCATTATATCTAATTGCACCACCAAAACGACACCGTTTGGATCCCCATCAACTGAACCCTCCCTCTGCTTTGCGGGagtataataatagtaataaagaAATGCGAGCAGCATGGACTGGCATTGGCAGCGCAAAAGAGCGACGTAATGATGTTTGGTGgaaaagaaaccaaaggaaatcAAAAGAAACTGTTTCTTTCACTTATTAGGAAACGCCTAGCAAAAAGCATGGACAGCATTTGAAACGGTGCAGGAAAGGCAGCATTCATTTCGAGAGAGAAAAAGCAGTGAAAACGATGAGAGAACGGTGCTGTGACGACACTGTCGGAGGAGAGTATTGTGCTGTTTCCATCCTTTTTGTACTTGGCGGGTGACTTTATCAGAGGTACGGACGGACGGACAAGAACCTTGGCAATTCAATTCTCTGATTTTCATCTGGAATtcactaaaaaaacaaaacaaggggTTGTTTTGAATTTCCTGAATCCCAGGGTTCTAGGGCTTTAGCGAAGATGATGATATCGAGAGGCCTCTTTGGATGGTCCCCGCCGCATATACAGCCATTAACGCCGGTATCGGAGGTGTCGGAGCCGCCGGAGTCTCCTTCGCCGTACTTGGAACAGAGTAATGACGCGGGGCCAGCGCCCGCGGAGGACGATCAGGAGATTGACGAGGGGGAGGAGATGGAGCAGCCGCCGGCGGCTGTGCCTTTCTCGCGGCTCTTTGCTTGCGCCGACCGACTGGATTGGGTTCTGATGATCGTAGGATCAGTGGCTGCTGCGGCTCACGGCGCAGCTCTGGTCATATATTTGCATTTTTTCGGCAAGGTTATTCAGTTGTTGAGTTATCGTCATCCAGAGGAATCAGATGAGCTATTTCAGAAGTTCAATCAGGTGGTTTAAATCCCAATTCAACTTTTCTCCTATGTTCAAATAACATTTCTGATACATGTAAATACTATTTAGCTGATTGGGAATATGTTGAGATTGGTATGTTGGCGATAAACATTGGAaaggataaaaatgaaaaatgaattttaagtcTTATAATGCTCATtaatgggggggggggggggggggggggggggggggacctGGAGAAACTAAAATCTCACCAATTTGATTAGTAGGCAAGTTGGGTTTGTGCTTTCTTGGCAAATTGAAACAGCCTAACCATTCAAGTGGAAGCTTTGTTTTCCTTCTTTACCTTTTTTTCTTGATGTCAATTATTGTTTCAGTTGGAAGTTCAAATGCCCTCCTGTTCTATTTGATTTGGATTTCAAAAACTAGTATTTCTTTCTTAGATTGAGTTTGCTTCAATGGAAAACTTTTCCTAGCATAAGTTTTTTGTGAGAAAAAGAAGATGTTTTCACTAAAGCCAACTGGAGAGACATGATAGATTTTTCCCAGGCTTCAAAACAGTTGTTTGTTTGGAAATGTAGGGATGGTTTTACTTGGGCCTGAGCTGAAACGCCTAATGACTGTGAAACACATTGCCAGCTGTAGAATGCTGGTTATTACATTGATTAACTTCATCCTCTCCAATCCTGAAGTTAGAGGGTACAGATGGAATTTCTTGTCTGTAAGAAATTCCAATGGGATTTCTGATTTAGATATGGTGTTCTCCATGGAAAATTGCTGTGGTTCATGATGCTTTGATTGCACgtgatgttggaatttttccaTGTTCGATTTCCAGCCTTCTTCATATtctgagtttttattttttcattaatgtgTGTTCTTAATTGAGCTTTCTCTTGTTTGTTGGTTTTCTTATTAGATCAGATCAGTTTTTATTATGACAATGAgtcttaattttcatttttttattatgtgttAATATAAATTTGTAACATTGGAAGTTGTAAGCATTTATACAttactttcttattgaaaatagaatttattaattgaaCTTGTCTTTTTTATTCTGCAGCATTCTCTGCACATTATTTATATAGCTTCCGGTGTTTTCCTGGCTGGTTGGATTGgtaagattaaaattttattggtCATTCCTAAAATTCTAGGTTTTAATTCTGCAGACTAAGCTTCTTTATTGTCTCAATAATAATTCCCAATGACTTGATAGAGGTATGGTGCTGGATTCTTACTGGAGAAAGACAGACTGCTGTCATTAGGTCAAAGTATGTACAAGTATTGCTTAACCAGGACATGAGCTTTTTTGACACATATGGGAACAATGGGGACATTGTGAGCCAAGTTTTGAGTGATGTTCTACTCATTCAGTCTGCTCTTAGTGAAAAAGTACGTCCCAAAAAACCTCTACAATATAGGATTTCTTATTGCATTTTTTAAAAGACATTCACAGTagatttcccttttttttcgtACCTCTTACCTTTGGGGCAGGGAGGGGGTTGGGGTTGGAATTGCAATGCCTGGTTTATTTGTTGTTACCTTAATTATTAGGTTCTGTTGTGACAGGTTGGGAATTATGTTCACAATATGGGAACCTGTTTCAGTGGTCTTGTGATCGGATTCATCAACTGTTGGCAGATTGCACTCATAACATTAGCCACTGGACCGTTTATTGTTGCTGCAGGAGGAATATCTAACATATTTCTCCATAAACTTGCTGAAAATATTCAAGATGCATATGCAGAGGCAGCAAATATGGCTGAGCAGGTTATTCTtcaatttatttacattttttccaaatttttctctttaaaaaaaaatcttttgatgtttttgaagaCTTGAAAAAGATGCAAGCTAATTTTGCACTTTTATTTGTTGTTATTTATCTTTGGTTCCATTAGGAAACTTGACTGATGTTGCTCTTTAGATGCCTCTGAGTTTTTCCACAAAGGTTTGCCTAAAACAAGATTAGTCCATGTGGTAGcataaaagaaacaaacaacaacaacaacatacACACACAGAGTGAGAGTGACTGTGATAATAATGTCAACTTGTTATATACACATGATTCTTTTCCTAGGAATCAGCTTGCATAATGTTGTATTAATCAGAAAGAAATGTTGCATGTTTAATAGGCTTCGTGAAAGTCATCCTGCTTGTCTTGAATAAGTTTGAAATGGAAACAGTATTTAACATGTACATGCAGATCTATAGAAGGGTTcctgtttccttttttttttttgttgtaatgaATGTGTCAAATGGACACAATAAAGTAATAGCCATCACGGTTCCTCTTTCTTCTGGTTTATTTATAACAGGAAATAAAGAGGATAGAATTGGCAAAGAACAAGTATATTTAGTTGAAATGACATATTGGAATCTTGAAACAATTGATTAACCACCCTCTACCTTAATATGTGCCCCATCGTCtgatatgtgtgtgtgtgtgtgcataaTAACCAAGTCAGTGTGTTTTTACTCTAAAAGGACTAAATGTAGTTGTGCTGTTATTGCAGTAGAGCTAGAGTTTTTTGGTTATGAGATGCAATTTCTCTATTTGTGCAGGCAATGTCTTATATTAGGACCTTATGTGCATTCACAAATGAAACACTGGCCAAGTATTCCTATGCAACTTCTCTCCAAGCAACATTGAGATATGGTATATTGATAAGTCTTGTGCAAGGACTTGGTCTTGGCTTCACGTATGGGCTTGCAATATGTTCATGTGCATTACAGTTATGGGTTGGGAGATTGCTAGTTACTCATAGGAAAGCCCATGGTGGCGAAATTATAGCAGCTCTATTTGCTATTATCTTAAGTGGCCTGTAAGCTTCTTCCTCTGGCCTCTGGAGTGGTACTCCTACACCTCTCTCTgctccatctctctctcttgtttacttgaaatttcttatgttttgtaGTGGACTGAATCAGGCAGCAACAAACTTCTATTCTTTTGACCAAGGGCGAATTGCTGCTTATAGACTTTATGAGATGATAAGCCGTTCAACATCCACCATTAATCAGGATGGGAATACCTTAGTTTCTGTGCAGGGAAATATCGAGTTCCGGAATGTTTACTTCAGCTACCTCTCTCGTCCTGAAATTCCTATCTTAAGTGGGTTTTACTTAACCGTACCTGCTAGAAAAACTGTAGCTCTTGTTGGCAGGAATGGATCAGGAAAAAGTAGTATAATCCCACTCATGGAACGGTTCTATGATCCTACATTAGGTATTAGATACACACTGGTTTCCTATCTTCTTCTtgcctattttctttttctcttatgtGAGTCTCATTGGAATCCTTTTGAAAAATCTCTTTTCagattttaatgttttaatatcTTTTGGTACAGGAGAGGTACTTTTGGATggacaaaatattaaaagcctGAAACTGGAATGGTTAAGAAGCCAAATTGGACTTGTGACCCAGGAACCTGCCTTACTAAGTCTGAGCATAAGAGATAACATTGCTTATGGGCGGTCCAATGCTACTTTTGATCAAATTGAAGAAGCTGCTAAAATAGCACATGCACATGCATTTATCAGCTCTCTTGAGAAAGGATATGAAACACAGGTAGAAAGTAAACTGTACTGGACATCTTAAGCACGCATTATGTTCTTGACAATCATTTTTTGATGTTCATCTAATTCAATGCACTGTAGGTGGGTCGAATTGGTTTAGCATTGACAGaagagcaaaaaataaaaatttctgtTGCTAGGGCAGTGCTTTCAAACCCATCCATTCTTCTGCTTGATGAAGTTACTGGTGGCCTTGATTTTGAAGCAGAAAGTGCTGTTCAGGAGGCTCTAGACATCCTCATGTTGGGACGATCAACGATAATCATAGCTCGGCAGCTAAGTCTTATAAGGAATGCTGATTACATTGCTGTGATGGAGGAGGGCCAGCTTGTTGAAATGGGTACACATGATGAATTATTAAGCTTGGATGGCCTGTATACAGAACTTCTCAGGTGTGAAGAAGCTACAAAACCTCCTAAAAGGTATATTCTGATCATAAACTTATGCTTCCACAGGACCCAGTGCAGTTTCTTGTATGGTTGTGGTGATGTATTAAATTTGGCAGTCAAAACAAGTAATATTGTCtagcaatttttttataaattgcaAACATGTGTATGTCAATTGTTATGTTGACTTATGCTGATACTTCTCCAGGACACCAATTAGAACGCACAAGGAGAACACAACTTCCCAAGTAGAGAAGGACTCACCAGAAAATAACTCCTTTGAAGAATCATCATCTCCTAAGATGGTTAAGTCACCATCTCTTCAGAGGGTCCATGGTAGTCATGCAATTCGGCCTA
Proteins encoded in this region:
- the LOC100262091 gene encoding large ribosomal subunit protein uL23 — translated: MAPAKADSSKKADPKAQAAKAAKAVKLGASTFKKKAKKIRTSVTFHRPKTLKKERNPKYPRISAPSRNKLDQYQILKYPLTTESAMKKIEDNNTLVFIVDIRANKKKIKDAVKKMYDIQTKKVNTLIRPDGTKKAYVRLTPDYDALDVANKIGII